A genomic region of Leptolyngbya sp. NIES-2104 contains the following coding sequences:
- a CDS encoding AraC family transcriptional regulator, with protein sequence MDPLSDVLSLLKPRSYVSASLDAGGTWSIQFPQHEGVKFNAVISGQCWLSVEGIPDAVRLQSGDCFLLPRGRPFCLASDLALTPIDAHKIFAIAREGGIVSYNGGGDCFVVGSLFALAGNHADILLGELPPIVYIRQESDQAALRWSLERMMQELRDRQPGCFLVIEHLAHMMLVQALRLHLAEGLRGGVGWLCALADQQMGAAIHAMHDDPAYGWTLQELAERVGMSRSSFALKFKATVGASPMAYLTRWRMLLAGDRLANSSDSVSVIALSLGYESESAFSTAFKRIMGCSPRQYSCRQTPVSLLPIKG encoded by the coding sequence ATGGATCCACTCTCAGATGTGTTGTCACTGCTGAAACCTCGCAGCTATGTATCCGCTAGTTTGGATGCGGGTGGAACATGGTCGATTCAGTTCCCTCAGCATGAAGGGGTCAAGTTTAATGCTGTGATTTCGGGTCAGTGCTGGTTGTCTGTAGAAGGTATTCCCGACGCGGTGCGCTTGCAGTCGGGGGATTGCTTCCTGCTACCCAGAGGGCGACCTTTCTGCTTAGCAAGCGACTTAGCTTTGACCCCGATCGATGCTCATAAAATTTTTGCGATCGCACGCGAGGGTGGCATCGTCTCATACAATGGCGGCGGAGATTGCTTTGTTGTGGGTAGCCTCTTTGCTCTGGCTGGCAATCATGCTGACATTCTGTTGGGGGAACTGCCGCCGATCGTGTATATCCGGCAAGAATCAGATCAGGCAGCGCTGCGTTGGTCTCTGGAGCGAATGATGCAGGAACTGCGCGATCGACAACCAGGCTGCTTTCTAGTCATAGAACACCTCGCCCACATGATGCTAGTTCAGGCGCTGCGGCTGCATCTAGCGGAAGGGTTGAGAGGTGGCGTTGGATGGCTGTGTGCTCTGGCGGATCAACAGATGGGCGCGGCGATCCACGCGATGCACGATGATCCGGCGTATGGCTGGACATTACAGGAACTGGCGGAGCGTGTTGGCATGTCGCGATCGAGCTTTGCCCTGAAATTTAAAGCGACGGTTGGGGCATCACCGATGGCATACTTAACGCGCTGGAGAATGCTGCTAGCGGGGGACAGGTTGGCAAATTCTAGCGATTCCGTTTCCGTCATTGCTTTGTCACTCGGCTACGAATCAGAAAGCGCCTTCAGTACTGCCTTCAAGCGGATCATGGGCTGTTCGCCACGGCAATATAGCTGTAGACAGACTCCGGTTTCTCTTTTGCCCATCAAGGGATGA
- a CDS encoding SDR family oxidoreductase codes for MQSSSSNQGEVVMRVFITGATGFIGSAIVQELLNVGYQVVGLARNDAAAKALAQMGVEVHRGDLSDTQSLIAGVRDCDGIIHTAFVHDFSDYAGAGETDRRAVEAMGNAIAGSGRPFVITSGTVVVPPGGIATEDDAGDPSSVAAPRVASEEAVLAMASRGVRASVVRLPPSVHGDGDHGFIPALISIAREKGVSAYVNDGLNRWCAVHRLDAAHLFRLALEKGSAGAIYHGVADEGVPVKQIAEVVGRRLNVPTIAKSSDEAADHFGWLAHFLSADCPASSVQTQKRLGWHPTQPALIPDLDQSSYFEI; via the coding sequence ATGCAGTCATCGTCATCCAATCAAGGAGAAGTCGTGATGCGTGTCTTTATCACTGGTGCTACGGGTTTTATCGGCTCTGCCATTGTTCAGGAGTTGCTGAACGTGGGGTATCAGGTCGTTGGACTGGCGCGTAACGATGCTGCTGCCAAGGCTTTAGCGCAGATGGGCGTTGAGGTGCATCGAGGCGATCTATCGGACACACAGAGCCTCATCGCAGGGGTTCGCGACTGTGATGGAATCATCCATACAGCCTTCGTGCATGACTTTTCGGATTATGCGGGGGCGGGCGAGACAGATAGGCGGGCGGTTGAGGCAATGGGGAATGCGATCGCGGGATCGGGTCGCCCCTTCGTCATCACCTCCGGAACCGTGGTCGTTCCGCCGGGTGGCATTGCAACCGAAGACGACGCGGGCGATCCTAGCTCCGTCGCGGCTCCGCGTGTCGCTTCGGAAGAAGCAGTGCTGGCGATGGCTTCGCGGGGAGTGCGGGCATCGGTAGTGCGTCTGCCGCCGTCGGTGCATGGCGATGGCGACCACGGCTTTATTCCAGCGCTCATTAGTATTGCTCGTGAAAAGGGTGTTTCAGCGTATGTGAATGATGGTCTCAACCGCTGGTGTGCAGTGCATCGGCTCGATGCTGCCCATCTGTTCAGGCTGGCACTTGAGAAAGGTTCTGCGGGCGCAATCTATCACGGAGTTGCTGACGAAGGCGTACCCGTCAAACAGATTGCCGAGGTTGTCGGACGGCGTTTGAATGTACCCACGATCGCGAAGTCCTCCGATGAAGCAGCCGACCATTTCGGCTGGCTCGCGCATTTTCTGAGTGCCGACTGTCCAGCTTCGAGTGTGCAAACGCAGAAACGATTAGGATGGCATCCAACACAGCCCGCGCTCATTCCCGATCTCGATCAATCAAGCTATTTTGAAATCTAG